In one Scyliorhinus canicula chromosome 3, sScyCan1.1, whole genome shotgun sequence genomic region, the following are encoded:
- the apela gene encoding apelin receptor early endogenous ligand — translation MRFKHLFQIILVVCASLLLINGQKAGKRWRRKMQRHKCLQRRCMPLHSRVPFP, via the exons ATGAGATTTAAGCACCTTTTCCAGATCATTCTTGTTGTATGTGCAAGTCTTCTGCTGATCAATGGACAGAAAGCAG GTAAAAGATGGAGAAGGAAAATGCAACGGCACAAGTGTTTGCAAAGAAGATGTATGCCTCTCCATTCGAGAGTTCCATTCCCTTAA